ATGGCGTTCATGAGCGGACAGATCCGCGTGGACGGCGACATGACCCGGATGATGTTCCTCTTCGACTTCGAACCCGACGACGAATCGGCCGCGCTCGCCGATGAGATCGACGCCCGCCTCAAGGCAATCACGCTCTGAGCGGCGCGGCCGGAGCCGCTCCCGACGTTGAGCCGAACGTCAACCGTCGGTGGACTCGCGGGTGATGATCCGCACGCAGGTGTCCACGTCGACGACCTCGCCCGCGGGTGGGTCCGTCGTCAACACCTCGTTGTTGGCCGGCCCCTCGGTCTCGCCGATGCACAGGCCCACCTCTTCGAGCATCTCGGCCGCGGTCAGAACGTCGAGGCCTTCGACATCGGGGATCTCCACCGGCTCGGGGCCGTCGGAGACCACCAGGATGACCTCACTCTGGACCTCGAGTTCGGTGCCCTCGGCGGGATCGACCTCGATCACCGAGTCCTCCGGCACCTCCTCGTCGTAGCGGCGGTCCACGGTGACCACGAACCGGGCCGATTCGACCAGCGCGGTCGCCTCCTGCACCTCCATGCCGACGAGACCGGAGGGCACCTCACGGGGAGCGGGACCGCTGGACACGATCACGTCCACCTCCGTCCCCCGGGGGAGGTCCGGAACGACGCTGGACACCTCGAGGACCAGCCCGGCGGGGACGTCCTCGTCGAAGCGTGGGATCTCTTCGCCGAGCATCAGCCCGATCGCAGAGAGCCGTAGACCGACGTCCTCCACCGACAGTCCGATGAGATCCGGCGGGATCGTCGCCAGCGGCTCACCCAGCGACACGGTGACCCGGAGGGTGTCGCCCTCGACGAGCTCGGTCCCTGCGACAGGGTCCTGCAGGTAGATCTCGCCGATGGGCACCTCACCCGGTCGGCCCTCGAGCTTCTCCAGTTCCCAGCCGTTGGCCTCCGCCGCCGATTCGGCGTCGTCGAGCGACCCGCCGATGAGGTCGGGAGCGGCCACCGCGGCGACCTCCGAGGACTCGCGCGCGAACCAGATGGCCGCGCCGACACCGCCGATGAGCAGGAGCGCCACGATCACCCACGGCCAGCGACGGCGGGAATGTGCCGACGGGACCGAGTCGTAGGCGGCACGCGCGGCGCTCTGCTGGGTGGCGAGCGCACGCGCGGTCGAGCGCTCGAGTCGACGGTGCTCGCGTCGGGTGAAGGCCGGCTCCGGGCCGGGGTCGAACTCCGCCGTGCGGGGGTCGAGCGAGGCGACGGTCTCGGGGGTGAAGGCGCTGCCCGTCGAGATGATCTCGGGCTCGTCGTCCCAGTGGACCCCACCGGGCGTACCCGCGTCGGCGTCCACCGGGTCCGCGGCATCGGTGGGCGACCCAGCGGCCCTCGGCGTTCCTGCCGAGTCCGTGGCCGGCGGAATCCCGGCCACGACCGGTGGCGGATCGCCCGCTGATCCGACAGACGGCTGATCAGTCACCGTGCGCGTGCCGTGTTCGGTCGGATCGCCGACCGGGGCCGCACCCGCGGCGAGCGCACCGACCAGCGGCAGCGGCTCCGGGCGCGGCAGCCGCTCGGCGGTCGCCATCAACATGACCGAGAGGCCCCCCGCGTCGAGGCGGTCGGCCACCTCGACCGCACCGGCCCCCTCGAGGGGTCGAACGAGGGGACCGAGTTCCTCGGGGGGCTCCATGGCCTGCTCGACCCTCGCCATCAGAGTGCCGATCGTCGTGTCCGCTTCGAACGGGACCCGACCGGTGACGGCCTCGACGAGCACCAGGGCGAGCGAGTAGACGTCGCCGCGTCCGTCCACCGTCTGGCCGCGGGCCTGTTCGGGCGACGCGTAGCGGGCAGTGCCGAGCACGGCCCCGGTCGGCTCGGTGGTGGAGGCCTCGGCGAGCGCCCGGGCGAGCCCGAAGTCTGCGATCCGGAGCCGTCCGTCGGCGTCGAACAGGAGGTTCGAGGGCTTGATGTCACGGTGAACCACGCCGCGGCGGTGGGCGTGCTCGAGTGCCCGGGCCGCCTCGAGGCCCACGAGCAGGGCCTGCGATGGTGTCAGCATCCGCCCACGGTCGAGCATCGACCGCAGCGACCCGCCCGAACAGAACTCGTTCACGATGAACGGCTCGCCGTCGTAGCCCCAGTCGTGCACCGCCACGATGTGTGCGTGCTGGAGCTGGGCGGCCATGCGCGCCTCGCGGGCGAAGCGGTCCAGGAACGCCTGGTCCTGGGAGAGCGCCTCGTGCAGCAACTTGACGGCGACCTGGCGTCCGAGGGTCGTGTCGTCGGCGAGATAGACCCGCGCAGAGGCGCCCGCGCCGATGGGTGCGACGAGGCGGTACCGCTCGCCGAGGACGCGGCCGACCTGTTCAGCCATGCGGGGGGCGCTCACGCCGCCGAGAGTACCGGCGGGCGCCCCTCCGGATGCGGCATCCCGGGCCGCTGTAGCCAACCCATGGGAGCGCCGGCGCCAGGCGGCCGCCCGACCACGGGGACCCGGCCTCGGCTGCCGGTCACAGAGCGTGCGGACATAGGCTTGATGGCGTGACAGACGCCCGTCCCAGCTCCCGACGCCCCGTCTCGCGCCTCGAGCACCCCGCCGTGCGACGGTGGATCCTCCCGGCGATGGCC
This portion of the Acidimicrobiales bacterium genome encodes:
- a CDS encoding protein kinase — its product is MSAPRMAEQVGRVLGERYRLVAPIGAGASARVYLADDTTLGRQVAVKLLHEALSQDQAFLDRFAREARMAAQLQHAHIVAVHDWGYDGEPFIVNEFCSGGSLRSMLDRGRMLTPSQALLVGLEAARALEHAHRRGVVHRDIKPSNLLFDADGRLRIADFGLARALAEASTTEPTGAVLGTARYASPEQARGQTVDGRGDVYSLALVLVEAVTGRVPFEADTTIGTLMARVEQAMEPPEELGPLVRPLEGAGAVEVADRLDAGGLSVMLMATAERLPRPEPLPLVGALAAGAAPVGDPTEHGTRTVTDQPSVGSAGDPPPVVAGIPPATDSAGTPRAAGSPTDAADPVDADAGTPGGVHWDDEPEIISTGSAFTPETVASLDPRTAEFDPGPEPAFTRREHRRLERSTARALATQQSAARAAYDSVPSAHSRRRWPWVIVALLLIGGVGAAIWFARESSEVAAVAAPDLIGGSLDDAESAAEANGWELEKLEGRPGEVPIGEIYLQDPVAGTELVEGDTLRVTVSLGEPLATIPPDLIGLSVEDVGLRLSAIGLMLGEEIPRFDEDVPAGLVLEVSSVVPDLPRGTEVDVIVSSGPAPREVPSGLVGMEVQEATALVESARFVVTVDRRYDEEVPEDSVIEVDPAEGTELEVQSEVILVVSDGPEPVEIPDVEGLDVLTAAEMLEEVGLCIGETEGPANNEVLTTDPPAGEVVDVDTCVRIITRESTDG